The Zingiber officinale cultivar Zhangliang chromosome 9A, Zo_v1.1, whole genome shotgun sequence genome window below encodes:
- the LOC122021819 gene encoding phytochrome A-associated F-box protein-like: protein MASSASTGTAAAAAATGSCSPFASLSDDIVLNILAKLEADPRHLARLACVCSRLSSLIRTVCYRSICSRSLPADLLPSPTEAAAAASSWPSLYKLSVCCPGLYRAGVLLEHSDFGLERDIGPHLTFPVGSSSSSSSSSSDLTNPVPPIPSDAGVSCWSLFDDLYFDTIYDPSEVEDVSFVPIDLPPGESPVTVGSVVSKWRKQQWAGPTNSHLASGLWSLSREQGNKLLASRFKSDCLYICDWPGCVHAEEKRKYMLFRGVFKNFKRSRVWKTIVDSNRGKIELSCAFCACRETWDLHSAFCLRRVFGFHDDGEPVVRAYVCENGHVSGAWTDRPLFA, encoded by the coding sequence ATGGCGTCCTCCGCCTCCACCGGTACCGCCGCCGCCGCTGCAGCCACCGGCTCTTGCTCCCCCTTCGCCTCTCTCTCCGACGACATCGTCCTCAACATCCTCGCCAAGCTCGAGGCCGATCCCCGACACTTGGCCCGCCTCGCCTGCGTCTGCTCCCGCCTCTCCTCTCTCATCCGCACCGTCTGCTACCGCTCCATCTGTTCCCGTTCCCTCCCCGCGGATCTCCTCCCCTCGCCCACTgaggccgccgccgccgcctcctcttGGCCATCCCTCTACAAGCTCTCCGTCTGCTGCCCAGGCCTCTACCGCGCCGGCGTCCTCCTCGAACATTCCGACTTCGGGCTCGAGCGCGACATCGGCCCGCATCTAACCTTCCCCGTCGGctcctcatcttcttcttcctcctcttccagcGACCTTACGAACCCCGTTCCTCCGATCCCCTCCGACGCCGGGGTTTCTTGCTGGTCCCTCTTCGACGACCTCTACTTCGACACCATCTACGACCCCTCGGAGGTCGAAGATGTCTCCTTTGTGCCGATCGATCTCCCTCCCGGCGAGTCCCCCGTCACAGTCGGTTCGGTCGTTTCGAAATGGAGGAAGCAGCAGTGGGCCGGGCCGACAAACTCCCATCTGGCTTCCGGGCTCTGGAGTCTCAGCCGCGAGCAGGGCAACAAGCTTCTGGCTAGCCGGTTCAAGAGCGATTGCCTTTACATATGCGATTGGCCCGGATGCGTACACGCAGAAGAGAAGCGGAAATACATGCTCTTTAGGGGGGTCTTCAAGAACTTCAAGCGATCGAGAGTGTGGAAGACGATAGTCGACTCGAACAGAGGCAAGATCGAGCTGTCGTGTGCATTCTGCGCCTGCAGGGAGACCTGGGATCTCCACTctgcattttgcttgaggagggTCTTTGGGTTTCATGACGACGGGGAACCCGTGGTCAGGGCATACGTTTGCGAGAATGGCCATGTCTCAGGGGCATGGACTGACAGACCATTGTTTGCCTAA